One genomic window of Streptomonospora nanhaiensis includes the following:
- the tkt gene encoding transketolase: MKSDTSQALEWSDLDRRAVDTVRALAMDAVEEAGSGHPGTAMSLAPAAYLLFQKIMRHDPSEPAWVGRDRFVLSCGHSSLTLYIQLYLAGYGLTLDDLKRLRQWDSLTPGHPEVHHTPGVETTTGPLGQGIGNAVGMAMAARRERGLFDPESAPGESPFDHFVYAICSDGDVQEGVSHEASALAGTQKLGNLVLIYDDNHISIEDDTQIAFSEDVAARYRAYGWHVQEVDWTAGGSYSEDVEALHRAVLAAQAETERPSFIRLRTIIGWPSPNKQNTGAIHGAAMGAEEVAATKEAMGLDPAHSFEVAEDVIEHTRRAVERGRAARSAWEGEFAAWRENAGERADLFDRLHSGRLPQDWEKALPVFEASEKGMATRKASGEVLSAIAPVLPELWGGSADLAGSNNTTPKGEPSFIPEEYSTKAFSGNRFGRVLHFGIREHGMGAILNGMALHGPTRPYGGTFLVFSDYMRPAVRLAALMGLPVTYVWTHDSIGLGEDGPTHQPVEHLWSLRAIPGLDVVRPADANETAVAWRTILSQRERPAALALTRQNVPTLDRTELASADNAAKGGYILAEAGNGQPQALIIATGSEVTIALEARARLEESGTPTRVVSMPSVEWFRAQDSAYRNSVLPSSVRARVSVEAGVALGWHEFIGEAGVAVSLEHFGASAPYTTLYEQFGLTPERVVAAVHASLAKLGGERGSTTGN; encoded by the coding sequence GTGAAAAGCGACACCTCCCAAGCCCTTGAGTGGTCGGATCTCGACCGGCGCGCGGTCGACACGGTGCGCGCGCTCGCGATGGACGCGGTTGAGGAGGCGGGTTCAGGTCACCCCGGCACCGCCATGAGCCTGGCGCCGGCGGCCTACCTGCTGTTCCAGAAGATCATGCGGCACGACCCCTCCGAGCCGGCCTGGGTGGGCCGCGACCGGTTCGTGCTGTCGTGCGGCCACTCCAGCCTCACCCTCTACATCCAGCTCTACCTCGCCGGCTACGGCCTGACCCTGGACGACCTCAAGCGCCTGCGCCAGTGGGACAGCCTCACCCCCGGCCACCCCGAGGTGCACCACACCCCCGGTGTCGAGACCACCACCGGCCCGCTGGGCCAGGGCATCGGCAACGCGGTGGGCATGGCCATGGCCGCCCGCCGCGAGCGCGGCCTGTTCGACCCGGAGTCGGCGCCCGGCGAGAGCCCGTTCGACCACTTCGTCTACGCGATCTGCTCCGACGGCGACGTGCAGGAGGGTGTCAGCCACGAGGCCAGCGCGCTGGCCGGCACCCAGAAGCTCGGCAACCTGGTGCTGATCTACGACGACAATCACATCTCCATCGAGGACGACACCCAGATCGCGTTCTCCGAGGATGTCGCCGCCCGCTACCGCGCCTACGGCTGGCACGTGCAGGAGGTCGACTGGACCGCCGGCGGCTCCTACTCCGAGGACGTCGAGGCGCTGCACCGCGCGGTGCTGGCGGCCCAGGCCGAGACCGAGCGGCCGTCGTTCATCCGGCTCCGCACGATCATCGGGTGGCCCTCGCCCAACAAGCAGAACACCGGCGCGATCCACGGCGCGGCCATGGGCGCCGAGGAGGTCGCGGCCACCAAGGAGGCCATGGGCCTGGACCCGGCCCACTCGTTCGAGGTGGCCGAGGACGTGATCGAGCACACCCGCCGCGCGGTGGAGCGCGGCCGGGCCGCCCGCTCGGCGTGGGAGGGCGAGTTCGCCGCCTGGCGCGAGAACGCCGGCGAGCGCGCCGACCTGTTCGACCGGCTGCACTCCGGGCGGCTCCCCCAGGACTGGGAGAAGGCGCTTCCGGTGTTCGAGGCCAGCGAGAAGGGCATGGCCACCCGCAAGGCGAGCGGCGAGGTGCTGAGCGCGATCGCGCCGGTGCTGCCCGAGCTGTGGGGCGGGTCGGCCGACCTGGCGGGCTCCAACAACACCACGCCCAAGGGCGAGCCGTCGTTCATCCCCGAGGAGTACTCCACCAAGGCGTTCTCGGGCAACCGGTTCGGCCGGGTGCTGCACTTCGGCATCCGCGAGCACGGCATGGGCGCGATCCTCAACGGGATGGCGCTGCACGGCCCCACCCGCCCCTACGGCGGCACGTTCCTGGTGTTCAGCGACTACATGCGCCCGGCGGTGCGCCTGGCCGCGCTCATGGGCCTGCCCGTGACCTACGTGTGGACCCACGACTCGATCGGCCTGGGCGAGGACGGCCCCACCCACCAGCCGGTGGAGCACCTGTGGTCGCTGCGCGCGATCCCGGGCCTGGACGTGGTGCGCCCCGCCGACGCCAACGAGACGGCCGTGGCCTGGCGGACCATCCTGAGCCAGCGGGAGCGCCCGGCGGCACTGGCGCTGACCCGGCAGAACGTGCCCACGCTGGACCGCACCGAGCTGGCCTCGGCCGACAACGCCGCCAAGGGCGGGTACATCCTCGCCGAGGCGGGCAACGGCCAGCCCCAGGCGCTGATCATCGCGACAGGCAGCGAGGTGACGATCGCGCTGGAGGCGCGCGCCCGCCTGGAGGAGTCGGGCACCCCCACCCGCGTGGTGTCGATGCCCAGCGTGGAGTGGTTCCGGGCGCAGGACTCCGCCTACCGCAACAGCGTGCTGCCGTCGTCGGTGCGCGCGCGGGTGTCGGTGGAGGCCGGCGTGGCGCTGGGCTGGCACGAGTTCATCGGCGAGGCCGGCGTGGCGGTCAGCCTGGAGCACTTCGGCGCGTCGGCGCCCTACACCACCCTCTACGAGCAGTTCGGACTCACCCCCGAGCGGGTAGTCGCGGCGGTGCACGCAAGCCTCGCCAAGCTCGGCGGCGAGCGGGGTTCGACCACCGGGAATTGA
- a CDS encoding heme o synthase, translating to MALANRAASGGGGGSPAPEAPDHLDAGPRTRRSAFGAHVRAYVALSKPRVIELLLITTIPVMFVAAQGVPPLWTAVATLVFGTMSAASANAINCYIDRDIDQEMRRTRRRPVAMAQVTPRGTIIYGLVLAVGSTVGFALLVNLLSAALSLFAILFYIFVYTLLLKRRTAQNVVWGGIAGCMPVLIGWSAVTNRLDWAPFVLFLVVFFWTPPHTWALAMRYREDYAAAKVPMLPVVAGERRVLLECVLYSWATVATSLLLWPVAGTTLLYPVVAAVLGAVLLVQAHRLLARVRAGVSGAQLRTMGFFHLSNAYLALLFCAVTVDPLLAGVLA from the coding sequence ATGGCCCTCGCGAACCGCGCGGCCTCCGGCGGCGGTGGCGGCAGCCCCGCGCCCGAGGCCCCCGACCACCTCGACGCCGGTCCCCGCACCCGGCGCTCCGCCTTCGGCGCGCACGTGCGCGCCTACGTGGCGCTGTCCAAGCCCCGCGTCATCGAACTGCTGCTGATCACCACCATCCCGGTGATGTTCGTGGCGGCGCAGGGCGTGCCCCCGCTGTGGACGGCGGTCGCCACCCTGGTCTTCGGCACGATGTCGGCGGCCAGCGCCAACGCGATCAACTGCTACATCGACCGCGACATCGACCAGGAGATGCGGCGCACCCGCCGCCGTCCGGTCGCCATGGCGCAGGTGACCCCGCGCGGCACCATCATCTACGGACTGGTCCTGGCGGTGGGCTCCACGGTCGGGTTCGCGCTGCTGGTCAACCTGCTGTCGGCGGCGCTGTCGCTGTTCGCGATCCTCTTCTACATCTTCGTCTACACCCTGCTGCTCAAGCGGCGCACCGCCCAGAACGTCGTCTGGGGCGGAATCGCGGGCTGCATGCCGGTGCTCATCGGCTGGAGCGCGGTCACCAACCGCCTCGACTGGGCGCCGTTCGTGCTGTTCCTCGTGGTGTTCTTCTGGACCCCGCCGCACACCTGGGCGCTGGCCATGCGCTACCGCGAGGACTACGCCGCCGCCAAGGTGCCCATGCTGCCGGTGGTGGCCGGCGAGCGCCGCGTGCTGCTGGAGTGCGTCCTCTACAGCTGGGCCACGGTCGCCACCTCGCTGCTGCTGTGGCCGGTGGCCGGCACCACCCTGCTCTACCCGGTTGTGGCGGCCGTGCTGGGCGCCGTGCTCCTGGTGCAGGCCCACCGCCTGCTGGCGCGGGTCCGCGCCGGGGTCAGCGGCGCGCAACTGCGCACCATGGGGTTCTTCCACCTGTCCAACGCCTACCTCGCGCTGCTGTTCTGCGCGGTGACGGTCGACCCGCTGCTGGCGGGTGTACTGGCGTAG
- a CDS encoding phosphotransferase, with amino-acid sequence MRMPAGQITVAEPTAAALVAARFPQWAGPPLERSGGLLDVPRLRGHWEDVRDLPRGESPDVMSHTDLMPGTLLVREGRITGVLDAGGLGPADPALGLVGAWHLVEEGSRQALREALGSDDAEWERGRAWALEQALGPVWYYRDSNPPMSRIGRRTLRRVLEAG; translated from the coding sequence ATGCGCATGCCCGCCGGCCAGATCACGGTGGCGGAGCCGACGGCCGCCGCCCTTGTCGCCGCCCGGTTCCCGCAGTGGGCCGGCCCGCCCCTGGAGCGCAGCGGGGGGCTGCTGGACGTTCCGCGCCTGCGGGGCCACTGGGAGGACGTGCGGGACCTGCCCCGGGGCGAGTCGCCCGACGTGATGAGCCACACCGACCTGATGCCGGGCACCCTCCTCGTGCGCGAGGGACGCATCACCGGGGTGCTCGACGCGGGCGGGCTGGGACCGGCCGACCCCGCGCTCGGCCTCGTCGGCGCCTGGCACCTGGTGGAGGAAGGGTCCCGGCAGGCGCTGCGCGAGGCGCTGGGCAGCGACGACGCGGAATGGGAGCGCGGCCGGGCGTGGGCTCTGGAACAGGCGTTGGGCCCGGTCTGGTACTACCGCGACAGCAACCCGCCCATGAGCCGCATCGGGCGCCGGACACTGCGCCGTGTCCTGGAGGCGGGGTAG